From the Leucobacter tenebrionis genome, one window contains:
- a CDS encoding SIS domain-containing protein, translating into MLNFDPAHYLSVQQGATALAAPIREAIGELLSDDAKNVFFMGAGGVNFLMLPAARLLQTRSTFPVHIEMSAEIVNTGSAHLGPGSIAVFPSVSGTTKEAIAAIEFAKQQGATILSLTAKADTPIARLADVNFANDCADPTSSENFYLQSLLLALAIMDVRGEIDDYDEVVAQLQTLPELLVAAKQQFEPRAEALADEIKDEQHHIMTSAGGSWYEAAYYGMCILEEMQWIWTRPVHASDFFHGTLELLEEDTSVFLFKGEDEQRPLTERVERFATTVTRKLRVLDAAEFELAGLTPHVRALVSPIVFAAVLERLSSHLERARDHDLTTRRYYKKGDF; encoded by the coding sequence ATGCTGAATTTCGACCCCGCCCACTACCTCTCCGTGCAGCAGGGCGCCACCGCCCTCGCGGCGCCGATCCGCGAGGCTATCGGCGAACTGCTGAGCGACGACGCGAAGAACGTCTTCTTCATGGGCGCGGGCGGCGTGAACTTCCTGATGCTGCCCGCTGCCCGCCTGCTGCAGACCCGTTCGACCTTCCCCGTGCACATCGAGATGAGCGCCGAGATCGTGAACACCGGAAGTGCGCACCTCGGCCCCGGGTCGATCGCCGTCTTCCCGTCCGTGTCGGGCACCACCAAGGAGGCGATCGCCGCGATCGAGTTCGCGAAGCAGCAGGGCGCCACGATCCTCAGCCTCACCGCCAAGGCCGACACCCCCATCGCCCGGCTCGCCGACGTCAACTTCGCGAACGACTGCGCCGATCCCACCTCGAGCGAGAACTTCTACCTCCAGTCGCTGCTGCTCGCCCTCGCCATCATGGACGTGCGCGGCGAGATCGACGACTACGACGAGGTGGTGGCGCAGCTGCAGACGCTGCCCGAGCTGCTCGTCGCAGCCAAGCAGCAGTTCGAACCGCGCGCCGAGGCCCTCGCCGACGAGATCAAGGACGAGCAGCACCACATCATGACCTCGGCGGGCGGATCGTGGTACGAGGCCGCCTACTACGGCATGTGCATTCTCGAGGAGATGCAGTGGATCTGGACGCGCCCCGTGCACGCCTCGGACTTCTTCCACGGCACCCTCGAGCTGCTCGAGGAGGACACGAGCGTCTTCCTGTTCAAGGGCGAGGACGAGCAGCGGCCGCTGACCGAGCGCGTCGAGCGCTTCGCGACCACCGTCACCCGCAAGCTGCGCGTGCTCGACGCCGCGGAGTTCGAGCTCGCCGGCCTCACGCCCCACGTGCGCGCCCTCGTGTCGCCGATCGTGTTCGCGGCGGTGCTCGAGCGCCTCAGCTCGCACCTCGAGCGGGCGCGCGACCACGACCTCACCACGCGCCGTTACTACAAGAAGGGCGACTTCTAG
- a CDS encoding PfkB family carbohydrate kinase — protein sequence MKILGLGDNIIDRFVDRGIDYPGGNAVNVAVYARRLGAESGYLGVFGDDEEGEFLRSSIAEEGVDLHRSLVRGGESGISRLHVVDGDRTFLGWNGGGVTVREPIDLADGRLEYAAEFDLVHTSVYSGILPELPRLARLGPLVSFDFSSEPEYRTEEYFARVAPHIDLALISCSEQGETETRAILDSLVAHGASLALATRGTDGAIVTDGTRVVTGSALLLEDPATMVDTMGCGDAFLAGFVVHLLDAGWSRDRRPTSEELRLALRAGAEASRDQCLVEAAFDHGRKTPVASAAHEAAAAPDTAEGAGRTPTGATS from the coding sequence GTGAAGATTCTCGGCCTGGGCGACAACATCATCGACCGCTTCGTCGATCGCGGTATCGACTACCCGGGCGGCAACGCGGTGAACGTCGCCGTCTACGCCCGTCGGCTGGGCGCGGAATCCGGCTACCTGGGGGTCTTCGGAGACGACGAGGAGGGCGAGTTCCTGCGCAGCTCGATCGCTGAGGAGGGGGTGGATCTCCACCGCTCCCTCGTTCGCGGGGGCGAGTCGGGCATCTCGCGGTTGCACGTGGTCGACGGCGACCGCACGTTCCTGGGCTGGAACGGCGGCGGCGTCACCGTGCGCGAGCCCATCGACCTCGCCGACGGCCGATTGGAGTACGCCGCAGAGTTCGACCTCGTGCACACGAGCGTCTACTCCGGCATCCTCCCCGAGCTGCCCCGCCTGGCGCGGCTGGGCCCGCTCGTCAGCTTCGACTTCTCCTCCGAGCCCGAGTACCGCACCGAGGAGTACTTCGCCCGGGTCGCCCCCCACATCGACCTCGCGCTGATCTCATGCTCCGAGCAGGGCGAGACCGAGACCCGCGCGATCCTCGACTCCCTCGTCGCCCACGGCGCTTCGCTCGCCCTCGCGACGCGTGGCACCGACGGGGCGATCGTGACCGACGGAACGCGAGTCGTCACGGGCAGCGCCTTACTCCTCGAGGATCCGGCGACCATGGTGGACACCATGGGCTGCGGCGACGCGTTCCTGGCGGGATTCGTCGTGCACCTGCTCGACGCCGGCTGGTCGAGGGATCGCCGACCCACCTCTGAGGAACTGCGCCTCGCGCTCCGCGCCGGAGCCGAGGCGTCCCGGGATCAATGCCTGGTCGAGGCCGCGTTCGACCACGGCCGGAAGACACCCGTCGCCTCGGCCGCGCACGAGGCTGCGGCCGCACCCGATACCGCGGAGGGGGCGGGCCGCACGCCCACCGGCGCGACCTCCTAG
- a CDS encoding FadR/GntR family transcriptional regulator, whose amino-acid sequence MASTTGSERARATLAYLRRKITTGEWPVGSRIPIEPELSEQTGVGRSTVREAVRSLASMGMLETLPGRGTFVRSSTPTSTLLNEFLNDFTLEEILSYRRALEIEAAQQAALHRTDEDLAALEQAAAEEVGCTRCPVLGLADGSENSAFDSKFHRLVFDSAKNRLLASLYAGINDQLRTPEHRGRLANVATGAEMERDHARVLDAIRRRDFIDTVHAMVDHVDHDVVIVNDQHEVVPPLVRTPEQQQRIREARAAEDARVEDGERYAESSRAT is encoded by the coding sequence ATGGCAAGCACCACAGGTTCTGAACGAGCCCGTGCGACCCTCGCCTACCTGCGCCGCAAGATCACCACGGGCGAATGGCCGGTCGGCAGCCGGATCCCGATCGAACCCGAGCTCTCCGAGCAGACGGGGGTCGGCCGCTCGACCGTGCGCGAGGCCGTGCGCTCGCTTGCCAGCATGGGCATGCTCGAGACACTGCCCGGCCGGGGCACCTTCGTGCGCTCGTCCACGCCGACCAGCACCCTGCTCAACGAGTTCCTCAACGACTTCACGCTCGAGGAAATTCTCAGCTACCGACGCGCGCTCGAGATCGAGGCCGCGCAGCAGGCCGCACTGCACCGCACGGACGAGGATCTCGCCGCGCTCGAGCAGGCCGCCGCCGAGGAGGTGGGCTGCACCCGCTGCCCCGTGCTCGGCCTGGCCGACGGCTCGGAGAACTCGGCGTTCGACAGCAAGTTCCACCGCCTCGTCTTCGACTCCGCCAAGAACCGGCTGCTGGCCTCGCTCTACGCCGGTATCAACGACCAGCTGCGCACCCCCGAGCACCGCGGGCGACTCGCGAACGTGGCCACCGGCGCCGAGATGGAGCGCGACCACGCCCGCGTGCTCGACGCGATCCGCCGCCGCGACTTCATCGACACCGTGCACGCCATGGTCGATCACGTCGACCACGACGTGGTGATCGTCAACGACCAGCACGAGGTCGTGCCCCCGCTCGTGCGCACCCCCGAGCAGCAGCAGCGCATCCGAGAGGCCCGCGCCGCCGAGGACGCGCGTGTGGAAGACGGCGAGCGCTATGCAGAGAGCTCGCGCGCCACGTAG
- a CDS encoding ABC transporter ATP-binding protein — MARVVYDDVTLQYPGTERPAVTNLNLDIEDGEFLVLVGPSGCGKSTALRMLAGLEEVTEGRILIDEQDVTEVSPKDRDIAMVFQNYALYPHMSVAENMGFALKIAGVSKEERRKRVEEVAEQLDLTEYLDRKPKALSGGQRQRVAMGRAIVRAPKVFLMDEPLSNLDAKLRVQTRSRIATLQRRLGVTTVYVTHDQTEALTMGDRIAVMKLGVLQQVGSPRELLDHPVNTFVAGFIGSPAMNLFTAELNEQGLVLGTSVLPVADDVRAAIGGGRVTVGVRPEDLIVGGPDEPGIAVKTALIEELGADGYLFGEAEIAGESVTLVVRVDGRDHAEPGDLITIAPHPDRVHLFEFESGRRIGTLSARRLAA; from the coding sequence ATGGCGAGAGTCGTGTACGACGACGTGACCCTGCAGTACCCGGGCACCGAGCGCCCCGCGGTCACGAATCTGAATCTGGACATCGAGGACGGTGAGTTCCTGGTCCTCGTCGGTCCCTCCGGCTGCGGCAAGTCGACCGCGCTGCGCATGCTCGCGGGCCTCGAGGAGGTGACCGAGGGGCGGATCCTCATCGATGAGCAGGACGTGACGGAGGTCTCTCCGAAAGACCGCGACATCGCGATGGTCTTCCAGAACTACGCCCTCTATCCGCACATGTCGGTCGCCGAGAACATGGGCTTCGCGCTGAAGATCGCGGGTGTCTCGAAGGAGGAGCGGCGCAAGCGGGTCGAGGAGGTCGCCGAGCAGCTCGACCTGACCGAGTACCTCGACCGCAAGCCCAAGGCGCTCTCTGGCGGCCAGCGGCAGCGCGTGGCGATGGGGCGCGCGATCGTGCGTGCACCGAAGGTGTTCCTCATGGACGAGCCGCTGTCGAACCTCGATGCGAAGCTGCGTGTGCAGACGCGATCCCGCATCGCCACGCTGCAGCGCAGGCTCGGCGTCACCACCGTCTACGTGACGCACGATCAGACCGAGGCGCTCACGATGGGGGATCGCATCGCCGTCATGAAGCTCGGCGTGCTGCAGCAGGTGGGCTCGCCGCGCGAGCTGCTCGACCACCCCGTGAACACCTTCGTGGCGGGGTTCATCGGCAGCCCGGCCATGAACCTGTTCACCGCGGAGCTGAACGAGCAGGGCCTCGTGCTCGGCACCTCCGTGCTGCCGGTGGCCGACGACGTGCGAGCGGCGATCGGCGGCGGCCGGGTGACCGTGGGGGTGCGGCCGGAGGATCTCATCGTGGGCGGACCGGACGAGCCGGGCATCGCGGTGAAGACCGCGCTGATCGAGGAGCTCGGGGCCGACGGGTACCTTTTCGGCGAGGCGGAGATCGCCGGCGAGAGCGTGACGCTGGTCGTGCGCGTGGACGGTCGGGATCACGCGGAGCCGGGCGACCTGATCACGATCGCGCCCCACCCCGATCGTGTGCACCTCTTCGAGTTCGAGAGCGGTCGGCGTATCGGCACGCTGAGCGCCCGCCGCCTGGCAGCGTAG
- a CDS encoding MerR family transcriptional regulator: protein MEYSIQQIARAAGTTSRTLRHYDSIGLVRPSRIGGNGYRYYDDRALVRLQRVLLLRGLGLGLDAIGEVLAAQDAQARGGEHPAVAEARILDTHLELLRSERSRIEAQIGSVERTIAALRRAGDPSAAPSGGEREEEDLMSENMFDGFDHTQYREEVEQRWGADAYARSDAWWRGLGETGQREWRARSEQLGRDWAAAARSGSDPESAEAQDLARRHVEWLRGIPGTPAWSERDAGSAEQPARTSATGGEQAATLAGYVLGLAEMYVADERFAANYGGVEGAGFVRDALRIYVARELSA from the coding sequence ATGGAGTACTCGATCCAGCAGATCGCCCGAGCAGCGGGCACGACCTCGCGCACCCTGCGTCACTACGACAGCATCGGGCTCGTGAGGCCGAGCCGCATCGGCGGCAACGGCTACCGGTACTACGACGACCGCGCGCTCGTGCGGCTGCAGCGAGTGCTGCTGCTGCGCGGGCTCGGTCTCGGGCTGGACGCCATCGGCGAGGTGCTCGCGGCGCAGGACGCCCAGGCGAGGGGCGGGGAGCACCCCGCTGTCGCCGAGGCGCGCATCCTCGACACGCACCTCGAGCTGCTGAGAAGCGAGCGGAGCCGGATCGAGGCGCAGATCGGCTCGGTCGAGCGCACCATCGCGGCGCTTCGTCGCGCGGGTGATCCGAGCGCGGCGCCTTCTGGGGGCGAACGAGAAGAGGAGGACCTCATGTCCGAGAACATGTTCGACGGTTTCGACCACACGCAGTACCGCGAGGAGGTGGAGCAGCGCTGGGGCGCCGACGCGTACGCGCGGAGCGATGCCTGGTGGCGCGGCCTCGGCGAGACCGGTCAGCGGGAGTGGCGCGCACGCTCGGAGCAGCTGGGGCGCGACTGGGCGGCCGCCGCTCGGAGCGGCTCGGATCCCGAATCCGCAGAAGCGCAGGATCTCGCCCGCCGCCACGTCGAGTGGCTGCGGGGGATTCCGGGAACGCCGGCGTGGAGCGAGCGCGATGCGGGATCCGCGGAGCAGCCCGCGCGCACCTCGGCGACGGGCGGAGAGCAGGCCGCCACCCTTGCGGGGTACGTGCTCGGCCTTGCCGAGATGTACGTCGCCGACGAGCGCTTCGCCGCGAACTACGGCGGCGTCGAGGGCGCAGGCTTCGTGCGCGACGCGCTGCGGATCTACGTGGCGCGCGAGCTCTCTGCATAG
- a CDS encoding LacI family DNA-binding transcriptional regulator codes for MGKARSSSPTISEVAAAAGVGRATAARTLGGYGYVSTEARLRVLAAAEGLGYRANQLARSVSTGISHTLGVVVADISNPFFGGVVRGVSEVASARGFDALVISTYEHLEDEIAAVNVLVDKRVDGIILSSAACDAASTAHLQLARDQGIPLVLLDRLIPGVELDAVVIDNRAAARAATEQLVAAGHTRIGFVWGPPMVERPRFRRDLVDAAARNLWSDGERLMGYLDALDDSGLPLDPELVSVGEKTESHAYDEVTRMLALDTPPTAFFCTETDALTGTLHALRDGGVPIPSRASVIGFDDSSWAAVMEPPLTMVEQPMLELGRRAAELLLRRIDGEDADPEGSGSNESSGSNESSGSSRHGEYTQLELPARLVERASVAAPH; via the coding sequence TTGGGCAAAGCGCGATCGTCCTCCCCCACGATCTCCGAGGTCGCGGCAGCCGCAGGCGTCGGCCGCGCAACCGCAGCGAGAACACTCGGGGGGTACGGCTACGTCAGCACCGAGGCGCGTCTCCGCGTGCTCGCCGCCGCCGAGGGACTGGGCTACCGGGCCAATCAGCTGGCCCGCAGCGTCTCCACCGGCATCAGCCACACCCTCGGGGTGGTCGTGGCCGATATCTCCAACCCGTTCTTCGGCGGGGTGGTGCGCGGCGTCTCGGAGGTCGCGAGCGCCCGGGGCTTCGACGCGCTCGTCATCAGCACCTACGAGCATCTCGAGGACGAGATCGCGGCGGTCAACGTGCTGGTCGACAAGCGGGTCGACGGCATCATCCTCTCCTCCGCCGCCTGCGACGCCGCTTCGACCGCGCATCTGCAGTTGGCGCGCGACCAGGGCATCCCGCTCGTACTGCTCGACCGGTTGATCCCGGGAGTCGAGCTCGACGCCGTGGTCATCGACAACCGCGCGGCAGCACGCGCCGCCACCGAGCAGCTGGTCGCGGCCGGGCATACGCGCATCGGCTTCGTCTGGGGCCCGCCCATGGTCGAGCGCCCCAGGTTCCGTCGCGACCTGGTGGACGCGGCCGCGCGCAATCTCTGGAGCGACGGCGAGCGCCTCATGGGCTATCTCGACGCCCTCGATGACTCAGGGCTGCCCCTCGACCCGGAGTTGGTCTCGGTGGGCGAGAAGACCGAGTCGCACGCGTACGACGAGGTCACCCGCATGCTCGCGCTCGACACCCCGCCCACCGCGTTCTTCTGCACCGAGACCGACGCGCTCACGGGCACGCTGCACGCCCTGCGCGACGGCGGGGTGCCCATCCCGTCGCGGGCGTCGGTGATCGGCTTCGACGACAGCTCGTGGGCGGCGGTCATGGAGCCCCCGCTCACGATGGTCGAGCAGCCCATGCTCGAGCTCGGGCGGCGGGCCGCGGAGCTGCTGCTGAGACGCATCGACGGCGAGGACGCCGACCCAGAGGGCAGCGGGAGCAACGAGAGCAGCGGGAGCAACGAGAGCAGCGGGAGCAGCAGGCACGGCGAATACACGCAGCTCGAACTGCCAGCGCGCCTGGTCGAACGGGCGTCGGTAGCGGCCCCGCACTGA
- a CDS encoding GntR family transcriptional regulator has translation MKSGADAMGGSGSAVDRVYERVLQLIQQLGLRAGDRLHTEAELSDLFGVSRSTVREALRRLEQEGVLLAVQGQGRFISAVASLSPERPMSKYESITEMLTARGYAVTSAVLDVAEGSASAAEAAALEAEEGDPVIRLLRIRFGDDRPLVVSENTVPRDLLPGPLEHRDWGGSLTAALAAHGHHVRSSLATISATSLPEEWAERHRLQGLGPWLLVTEVGLTKEGRRVLYARDYHRGDEISFSVLRQR, from the coding sequence ATGAAGAGTGGCGCGGACGCGATGGGCGGATCCGGCAGCGCGGTGGATCGCGTGTACGAACGTGTGCTGCAGCTCATCCAGCAGCTCGGCCTGCGCGCCGGCGACCGGCTGCACACCGAGGCGGAGTTGTCGGACCTCTTCGGCGTCTCCCGCTCGACGGTGCGGGAAGCGCTGCGGAGGCTCGAGCAGGAGGGGGTTCTCCTCGCGGTGCAGGGGCAGGGCCGCTTCATCTCGGCGGTGGCCTCGCTGAGCCCCGAGCGCCCCATGAGCAAGTACGAGAGCATCACCGAGATGCTGACCGCGCGCGGGTACGCGGTGACCAGTGCGGTGCTCGACGTGGCGGAGGGCTCGGCCAGCGCAGCCGAGGCGGCAGCACTGGAGGCGGAGGAGGGGGATCCCGTGATCCGCCTCCTCAGGATCCGCTTCGGTGATGACCGCCCCCTCGTGGTGAGCGAGAACACCGTTCCCCGCGACCTGCTCCCCGGCCCCCTCGAGCACCGCGACTGGGGCGGATCGCTCACCGCCGCGCTCGCCGCGCACGGTCATCACGTGCGCTCCTCGCTCGCGACCATCTCCGCGACCTCGCTGCCCGAGGAGTGGGCCGAGCGGCATCGGCTCCAGGGTCTGGGTCCGTGGTTGCTGGTGACCGAGGTCGGGCTCACGAAGGAGGGTCGCCGGGTGCTCTACGCCCGCGACTACCATCGCGGCGACGAGATCTCCTTCAGCGTGCTGCGTCAGCGGTAG
- a CDS encoding PfkB family carbohydrate kinase, protein MSTSSPLIAIGDNCLDVYVEQGRVTVGGSALNVAAQWRAAGRGARYLGAVGTDAAAEIVRGAAAEAGLRPEEITTLPGRTGVTLIRLRDRDREFLHEDLGVGPSWDPPDLVAATAGSAWCHVTGTAPQAAIPQRLVEAGRRVSVDLLGRPNGDQGSLAGVEIAFTSCDGDAAEARATATALVAAGAAIGVVMRGADGSLALHAGEFFDTRAERITPVDTCGAGDSFIAAFVAAHLKGAGIADALGAATRSATQTCLHLGGFPQRARPIPGWLAEQYAQHLG, encoded by the coding sequence ATGAGCACCTCCTCTCCCCTCATCGCGATCGGCGACAACTGCCTCGACGTGTACGTCGAGCAGGGCCGCGTCACCGTGGGCGGCAGCGCGCTCAACGTCGCCGCCCAGTGGCGGGCGGCGGGCCGCGGCGCCCGCTATCTCGGCGCCGTCGGCACCGATGCCGCCGCGGAGATCGTGCGGGGAGCCGCGGCCGAAGCCGGGCTGCGCCCCGAGGAGATCACGACGCTGCCCGGGCGCACCGGAGTCACGCTGATCCGGTTGCGGGATCGGGATCGCGAGTTCTTGCACGAGGATCTCGGAGTGGGCCCCTCCTGGGATCCGCCCGACCTCGTGGCGGCGACGGCGGGATCGGCCTGGTGCCACGTGACCGGGACCGCGCCGCAGGCGGCGATCCCGCAGCGGCTCGTCGAGGCCGGGCGTCGCGTGAGCGTCGACCTGCTGGGCCGACCGAACGGAGACCAGGGTTCGCTCGCCGGCGTCGAGATCGCGTTCACCTCGTGCGACGGCGATGCGGCCGAGGCCCGCGCGACTGCTACCGCACTCGTCGCGGCGGGCGCTGCCATCGGCGTCGTGATGCGCGGCGCCGACGGCAGCCTCGCGCTGCACGCCGGCGAGTTCTTCGACACCCGGGCCGAGCGCATCACGCCGGTCGACACCTGCGGAGCGGGCGACAGCTTCATCGCGGCATTCGTCGCGGCGCACCTCAAGGGCGCCGGGATCGCCGACGCCCTCGGAGCGGCCACGCGATCCGCGACCCAAACCTGCCTGCACCTCGGCGGGTTCCCGCAGCGGGCCCGTCCGATCCCGGGCTGGCTCGCCGAGCAGTACGCGCAGCACCTCGGTTGA
- a CDS encoding pyridoxal phosphate-dependent decarboxylase family protein produces MHSVSDETRGIVDLVLDYSRRRILATDTPLDHASSARELRRLAGPTISEEGLGSRRALSVFEHILAPACITTDHPQYLSFIPSAPSKAAIAFDLVVSASALYGGSWMEGSGAVYAENEVLGWLASEFGLPEGAGGVFVQGGTIGNLSALVAARDHARSVREAAGASPRPDGGWAVVCGAEAHSSIKSAARVMDVDVIPVLADEHGVLRAEAVREALEQHGERVFAVVATGGSTNFGVVDDIAGIAALKDDFDFWLHVDGAYGLTAMLSPLGRPHFAGVERADSVIVDPHKWLFAPYDVCALIYRDPELGRQAHTQHAEYLDVLTERAAYDPSDYSIQLTRRPRGLPLWFSLATYGVAAYREAVTHSIALARQIADEIERRPGLRLVRQPQLSVVVFERDGWERADYDRWSDRLLEEQRAFVVPSSHAGRPNTRFAIVNPLTTFEQLAGILDTME; encoded by the coding sequence ATGCACTCCGTCTCAGACGAGACCCGCGGCATCGTCGACCTCGTGCTCGATTATTCCCGTCGCCGTATATTGGCGACGGATACCCCGCTCGACCACGCCTCCTCGGCGCGGGAACTCCGCCGGCTGGCGGGGCCGACGATCAGCGAGGAGGGGCTCGGCAGCCGCCGCGCACTCTCGGTGTTCGAGCACATTCTCGCTCCGGCATGCATTACGACCGACCATCCGCAGTACCTCTCGTTCATTCCCTCTGCGCCCTCGAAGGCCGCGATCGCGTTCGACCTCGTCGTCTCGGCGAGCGCGCTCTATGGAGGTTCGTGGATGGAGGGCTCGGGCGCCGTCTACGCCGAGAACGAGGTGCTCGGCTGGCTCGCCTCCGAGTTCGGACTGCCCGAGGGAGCGGGCGGGGTGTTCGTGCAGGGCGGCACGATCGGCAACCTCTCAGCGCTCGTGGCCGCGCGCGATCATGCTCGTTCGGTGCGCGAGGCCGCGGGGGCGTCGCCACGTCCCGACGGCGGCTGGGCCGTGGTCTGCGGCGCCGAGGCGCACTCCTCGATCAAGTCGGCGGCGCGCGTCATGGATGTCGACGTGATCCCGGTGCTCGCCGACGAGCACGGGGTGCTGCGAGCAGAAGCCGTGCGCGAGGCGCTCGAACAGCACGGCGAGCGGGTCTTCGCGGTCGTGGCGACGGGCGGATCGACGAACTTCGGCGTGGTCGACGACATCGCGGGGATCGCCGCGCTCAAGGACGATTTCGACTTCTGGCTGCACGTCGACGGCGCCTACGGGCTCACCGCGATGCTCTCCCCGCTGGGGCGCCCGCACTTCGCCGGCGTGGAGCGCGCCGACTCGGTGATCGTCGATCCGCACAAGTGGCTGTTCGCCCCCTACGACGTCTGCGCGCTCATCTACCGCGATCCCGAACTCGGTCGCCAGGCGCACACGCAGCACGCCGAGTATCTCGACGTGCTCACGGAGCGGGCGGCATACGACCCTTCCGACTACTCCATCCAGCTCACCCGGCGGCCCCGCGGGCTGCCGCTCTGGTTCTCGCTCGCGACCTACGGCGTCGCCGCCTATCGGGAGGCCGTGACCCACTCGATAGCGCTCGCCAGGCAGATCGCTGACGAGATCGAACGGCGCCCGGGTCTGCGCCTGGTGCGCCAGCCGCAGCTGTCGGTCGTGGTGTTCGAGCGCGACGGCTGGGAGCGCGCCGACTACGACCGCTGGTCGGATCGGCTGCTCGAGGAGCAGCGGGCCTTCGTCGTGCCGAGCTCGCACGCCGGTCGCCCCAACACCCGCTTCGCGATCGTGAACCCGCTCACCACCTTCGAGCAGCTGGCGGGGATCCTCGACACGATGGAGTAG
- a CDS encoding YbhB/YbcL family Raf kinase inhibitor-like protein: MTQKNPSRGMIDPYAGMREVPGFTLVSSDIQDGEPLPAELYAEQAGGSNRSPQLSWSGFPAETKSFAVTCFDPDAPTGSGFWHWAVANIPATVTELPAGAGSLGSALLPEGALTMPNEKREPAFTGAAPPEGTGVHHYWFVVHALDVDHIDVDPQATPAVMGFMMRNAVVARAIIVATGEYGQAA, translated from the coding sequence ATGACGCAGAAGAATCCGAGTCGAGGCATGATCGATCCGTACGCGGGGATGCGCGAGGTGCCGGGCTTCACGCTGGTGAGCTCCGACATCCAGGACGGTGAGCCGCTGCCCGCCGAGCTGTACGCGGAGCAGGCGGGAGGATCGAACCGGTCGCCGCAACTCAGCTGGTCGGGGTTCCCGGCCGAGACGAAGAGCTTCGCGGTGACCTGCTTCGATCCCGACGCTCCGACCGGCTCGGGGTTCTGGCACTGGGCGGTCGCCAATATCCCGGCGACCGTGACCGAGCTGCCGGCGGGAGCCGGCTCGCTCGGCAGTGCTCTGCTGCCCGAGGGCGCGCTCACGATGCCCAACGAGAAGCGGGAGCCCGCGTTCACGGGCGCCGCTCCGCCCGAGGGCACCGGAGTGCACCACTACTGGTTCGTGGTGCACGCGCTCGACGTCGATCACATCGATGTCGACCCGCAGGCCACGCCGGCGGTGATGGGCTTCATGATGCGCAATGCCGTCGTCGCCAGGGCGATCATCGTGGCCACCGGGGAGTACGGCCAGGCCGCGTAG
- a CDS encoding tRNA uridine(34) hydroxylase → MSEPKILLYYVFAPVADPDAVRLWQRELCESLGLRGRIIISKHGINGTVGGELDACKRYLRRTREYGPFAGLEAKWSDGTGFVPERPEALHGVDRAAPWRRIADFPKLSVKVRDELVAFGIPDELRVDEHGVVGGGTHLSPEAVNELVAERGDDVVFFDGRNAWEAQIGRFKGAIVPEVDTTHDFIAQIESGAYDDIKDRPVVTYCTGGIRCEILSAAMRERGFEEVYQVDGGIVRYGEAFGNDGLWEGSLAVFDGRESLDFAPGAAVLGRCTVCEAPTNRLANCADPSCRARFAACATHPDAACAEHA, encoded by the coding sequence GTGAGCGAGCCCAAGATCCTGCTGTACTACGTCTTCGCGCCGGTGGCCGATCCCGACGCCGTTCGACTGTGGCAGCGCGAACTCTGCGAGTCGCTGGGGCTGCGGGGCCGGATCATCATCTCGAAGCACGGCATCAACGGCACCGTGGGTGGCGAGCTCGACGCGTGCAAGCGCTACCTCCGTCGCACCCGCGAGTACGGGCCGTTCGCCGGTCTCGAGGCCAAGTGGAGCGACGGAACCGGCTTCGTGCCCGAGCGCCCCGAGGCGCTCCACGGTGTCGATCGCGCGGCCCCGTGGCGTCGCATCGCCGATTTTCCGAAACTGAGCGTGAAGGTGCGCGACGAGCTGGTGGCGTTCGGGATCCCCGACGAGTTGCGCGTCGACGAGCACGGCGTGGTGGGCGGCGGCACGCACCTCTCGCCGGAGGCCGTGAACGAACTGGTGGCCGAGCGGGGCGACGACGTCGTCTTCTTCGACGGACGCAACGCCTGGGAGGCCCAGATCGGCCGCTTCAAGGGCGCGATCGTGCCCGAGGTCGATACGACCCACGACTTCATCGCGCAGATCGAGAGCGGCGCCTACGACGACATCAAGGACCGGCCGGTCGTGACCTACTGCACCGGAGGCATCCGCTGCGAGATCCTCTCGGCCGCGATGCGGGAGCGCGGTTTCGAGGAGGTCTACCAGGTCGACGGCGGCATCGTGCGCTACGGCGAAGCCTTCGGCAACGACGGCCTCTGGGAGGGGTCGCTCGCCGTGTTCGACGGGCGCGAGTCGCTGGATTTCGCTCCCGGCGCCGCCGTGCTCGGCCGCTGCACCGTCTGCGAGGCCCCGACGAACCGCCTGGCGAACTGCGCGGATCCGAGCTGCCGCGCTCGCTTCGCGGCGTGCGCGACGCATCCCGACGCCGCCTGCGCCGAGCACGCCTGA